One Mycolicibacterium doricum genomic window, TGACCGGCGCGGTCTTCGTCGAGAAGATTTTCGGCTGGCATGGCATGGGGGAATGGGTGGTGCAGGGCATCGCAACCCAGGACACCAACATCGTCGCGGCGATCACGGTGTTCTCCGGGGCCATGATCCTGCTGGCCGGGCTGTTGTCCGACGTGATCTACGCGGCGCTGGATCCGAGGGTGAGGGTGCAGGGGTGACGGATTCGACGAGCACCACCGCCCGATCCGGACTGGACAGCTCGCGGTTCGCGTCGCGACGCACCCTGGTCCTGCGGCGGTTCGTGCGCAACAAGCCGGCGGTCGGCGCGCTGGTGGTGCTGGTGCTGATGTTCGCCGGGTGTTACCTGTTGCCGCCGCTGCTGCCCCACAGCTACACCGACCTGGACTACTACGCGCTACAGCAGCCACCGACGACCGAACACTGGTTCGGAACCAACGCCCTGGGCCAGGACCTGCTGGCTCAGACGCTGCGCGGTATGCAGAAGTCGATGCTCATCGGCGTCGCAGTCGCGTTCATCTCGACGATCATCGCGGCCACCGTCGGATCGATCGCCGGCTACTTCGGCGGATGGCGCGACCGCACGCTGATGTGGCTGGTCGACCTCCTGTTGGTGGTGCCCAGCTTCATCCTCATCGCCATCGTGACGCCGCGGACCACGGAGTCCGGCACGATCCTGTGGCTGATCCTGCTGCTGGCGGCGTTCAGCTGGATGATCAGCTCTCGCATGGTGCGGGGCCTGACAATGAGCCTGCGCGACCGCGAATTCGTCGTCGCGGCGCGCTACATGGGTGTGCCGCACTGGCGGATCATCGTGCGCCACATTGTGCCCAACGTGGCGTCGATCCTCATCATCGACACCGCGCTCAACGTCGGGCTGGCGGTGCTCGCCGAAACCGGGCTGAGCTACCTGGGATTCGGTGTGCAGCGGCCGGACGTCTCGCTGGGCACGCTGATCGCCGACGGCACCGGTTCGGTCACCACCTTCCCGTGGGTGTTCCTGTTCCCGGCCGGCGTGCTGGTGCTGATCGTCCTGTGCGCCAACCTCGTCGGCGACGGGCTGCGCGACGCACTCGATCCGGGGATCCGGCCGGCCCGGAGAGGCCGGAAGAGATGAGCCTGCTCGAGGTCACCGGGCTGACGGTGACATTCGCGACCGACGCCGAGCGGGTGGCCGCGGTACGCGGCCTGGACTATCACGTCGACGCCGCAGAGGTGGTGGCGCTCGTCGGGGAGTCCGGTGCCGGGAAATCGGCCGGCGCGATGGCCGTCGCCGGGTTGCTGCCCGAGCACGCGGAGGTGGCCGGTTCCGTGCGGTTGGACGGCACCGAACTGCTCGGCCTCTCCGATGCCGAGATGTCTCGGATCCGCGGCCGAAGGATCGGCACGGTGTTCCAGGATCCGATGTCGGCGCTGACGCCGGTGTACACGGTCGGGGACCAGATCGCCGAGGCACTGCGCGTGCACAACCGCGACCTCGGCCGCCGCGCCGCACGCGCCCGCGCGGTCGAACTGCTCGAACTGGTCGGCATCGCGCAGCCGGAGCGCCGCGCCCGGGCCTTTCCTCACGAACTGTCCGGCGGCGAGCGCCAGCGGGTAGTCATCGCGATCGCCATCGCCAACGACCCTGACCTGCTGATCTGCGACGAGCCGACCACCGCGCTGGACGTCACCGTGCAGGCGCAGATCCTCGAAGTGCTGCGGACGGCGCGCGACGTCACCGGGGCTGGCGTGCTGATCATTACCCACGACCTGGGCGTCGTCGCTGAGTTCGCCGACCGGGCGCTGGTGATGTACGCCGGCCGGGCCGTGGAGATCGCGTCGGTGTCGGAGCTGTATGCCGAGCGGCGCATGCCCTACACGGTCGGGTTGCTCGGGTCGGTGCCACGACTCGACGCGCCGCAGGGCGAGCGGCTGGTGCCGATTCCGGGTGCGCCGCCGTCGCTGGCGGCGCTGCCGCCGGGCTGCCCGTTCGCGCCGCGCTGCCCGCTAGCGATCGACGAGTGTCGCGCCGGCGAACCCGAGCTTGTCGAAGTGGCGCCGGGGCACCGGGCGGCGTGCATCCGCACCGAACACGTCGCGGGCCGCAGCGCCGCCGAGGTGTACGGCGTGTCCACCGCGCCTCCCGCGTCACCGCCGTCGGCCGACGATCCGGTGGTGCTGCGGGTGAGCGATCTGGTGAAGACCTACGCGTTGACCAAGGGCACCGTCTTCCGGCGCCGGATCGGCGAGGTCCGCGCCGTCGACGGCATCAGCTTCGAACTGCAACAGGGACGCACGCTGGGGATCGTCGGCGAATCCGGTTCGGGCAAGTCGACGACACTGCACCAGATCCTCGAACTCGTGCCGCCGCAGGCTGGTTCGATCGAGGTGCTCGGCTCCGACGTCGCCGGGCTCGACCGTGGGGCACGGCGTGCGCTGCGGGGGGATCTGCAGGTGGTGTTCCAGGATCCGGTGGCGTCGCTCGACCCACGGCTGCCGGTGTTCGATGTGCTGGCCGAACCGTTACAGGCCGACAACTTCGACAAGACCCGCATCGACGAGCGGGTGGCCGAACTACTCGGCATCGTGGGGCTGCGCCGCGAGGACGCCAGCCGCTACCCCGCGGAGTTTTCCGGCGGGCAGAAGCAGCGCATCGGCATCGCCCGGGCACTGGCCACCCAGCCGAGGATCCTCGCCCTCGACGAACCCGTCTCGGCGCTGGACGTGTCGATCCAGGCGGGCGTCATCAACCTGCTGCTGGACCTGCAGGAGCAGTTCGGGTTGTCGTATCTGTTCGTCTCGCACGACCTGTCGGTGGTGCGGCACCTCGCCCACCGGGTCGCCGTCATGCACAAGGGCGCCATCGTCGAGCAGGGCGACGGCGAGCAGATCTTCATCGCACCGCGACACGCTTACACGCGGAGTCTGTTGGCGGCGGTGCCCCAGCCGACGGTCCCGCAACGTTAGAGTTCGTGTGCATGACGTTGCGACGCCTCATCTCGGCCGCCCTCGTTGCCACCCTCACCCTCACGGCGTGTTCGAGCGGCAACGAGGAGACGCCGCCGGCCGGTGGTAGCGCGGAGCTCGGCGCCACCAACGACATCAACCCGCAGGACGTGGGCAATCTGCGTCAGGGCGGCAATCTGCGCCTGGCGCTCAGTGGTTTCCCACCCAACTTCAACACACTGCACATCGACGGCAACCTGGGCGAACTTGGTGGGCTGCTACGCCCGACGATGCCACGCGCCTTCGTCCTCTCCCCCGCCGGCGAGCCGTCCGTCAACCAGGACTACTTCACCGAAGTGGAGCTGACGGGTACCGATCCGCAGACGGTGACCTACACCATCAACCCCAAAGCGGTGTGGAGCGACGGCACGCCGATCACCTGGGAGGACATCGCCAGCCAGATCGCCGCCCAGAGCGGTAGGGACGAAAGGTTCCTTATCGCCGCGCCGAATGGCACCGAGCGGGTCGCCTCGGTGACCCGCGGGGTCGACGACCGTCAGGCGGTCGTCACGTTCGCCGATCACTACGCCGACTGGAAGGGCATGTTCGCCGGTAACAGCATGCTTTACCCGAAGAGCGTGACAGCAACGCCGGAGGCGTTCAACACCGCACTGCTCAACGGGCCCGCCCCGTCGGCGGGCCCGTTCATCGTCAGCAGCGTCGACAAGGCTGCACAGCGGATCAGGTTGAGCCGCAACCCGAACTGGTGGGGCGCGGCCCCGAAGCTGGACACCATCACCTACACGGTGCTCGACGACGCGGCCAAGATCCCAGCGCTGCAGAACAACGCGCTCGACGCGGTTGGGCTCGTCTCCCTCGACGAACTCACGATTGCGCAGCGCACCGCCGGGGTGTCCATCCGCCGGGCACCGGCGGCCAGCTGGTACCACCTGACCATCAACGGTGCGCCGGGCTCCATCCTGAACGACCCGGCACTGCGCAGGGCAATCGCCAAGGGCATCGACCGGCAAGTCATCGCCGATGTCAGCCAGCGCGGCCTCGTGGCGACCCCCACCACGCTGGACAACCACATCTACGTGGCTGGCCAGGAGGGCTATCAGAGCAACGGTATCCCGTTCGACCGGGAGGCCGCCAACCGCGAACTCGATGCGCTCGGCTGGCGTCTGAACGGGCAGTTCCGGGAGAAAGACGGCAGGCAACTGGTGATCCGCGACGTGTTCTACGACGGGCAGAGCACCCGGCAGATCGCGCAGGTCGCCCAGAACCTGCTGGCACAGATCGGCGTGAAACTCGACCTGATCGCGGCCCCGGGCGGTGCGTTGTTCACCCAGTACGTCACACCGGGCAACTTCGACATCGCCCAGTTCGGTTACGCCGGGGACGCATTCCCGTTGTCCAGCTTGACCCAGATCTATGCCGCGACCGGTGAAGGCAACGTAGGCAAGATCGGCAGCCCGCAGATCGACGCGCAGATCGAGAAGACGCTGTCCGAACTCGACCCGGCCAAGGCCCGCGAACACGCCAACGAACTGGACAAGATGCTGTGGGCGGTGGTGCACAGCCTGCCGCTGTTCCAGTCGGCAGGCAACGTCGCCGTCCGCAGCAGCCTCGCCAACTACGGACCGGCCGGCATCGGCGACCTGGATTACACGAAAATCGGTTTCGTGAAGTAACAGCCCCTGTGCGGGCCCCTTGGTACCAAAGCACGGGCGCTCCCGCGAGCGCCTATCTCTGAGTGGTCTCGCGGTAACAGTCCGCTGATCAGCCCTGGGTATCCGGGCGTTTGACGGCCTTCTTCGCCGGGGCCTTCTTGGCGGGTGGGTTCTTGGCGGGTGGCGTCTTCGCCGCTTCGGTCTTGGTCAGCCCGGCATCCTTGGCCGGCGCCTTTTTGGCCGGCGCCTTCTTGGCGGGCGTCTTCTTGGCGGGCGCCTTCTTGGCCGGCGGTGCCATGTTGGCCGCTTCGGTCTTCGCCGGAGTGGCTTTGACCGCAGGCTTCTTGGCGGGGGCCTTCTTCGCCGGAGGTGCCTTCTTCGCCGGAGGTTTCGGCGCCGACGCCGACCCGGAGCTCGACGTGCCCTTCTCACCGGACGGCAATGCGGCGGGGCCGTCGGAGTCCGACGATGATCCGATACCGACGCGCCCAGCCGCCCCCTCCACGGCGTCACGCGCCTTCTGCGCCAGCCCTCCCAGCGCGGCTCCCACCGTCGTGAGCAGATCGGTGACGCGCTGCCGCAGCGGCTCGGCTCTGTCTCCTAGTGACACCATGGCCTCCCGGTTTGTGTTACTCGTAGGCCATACCCGTTTTCGTGGATACCTCACGTGTCACGGGCAGCGGCATTCGGCGGAAGCGGTGAAAGCTCTCGCTCAGACGTCAACTCGATATGGTGTGTGCCGGGCACCGATGCGTACCGCTGCGGGTTGCATGTCAACACGATCACCTGGCCGTCACCACCGATGACGTCAAAAACGGTGCCCATCTTGGTCAACCGGTCGGGATCGGTGAATCCAAGCGCGTCGTCGATGACGACGGGCACCGAGTCCTCCTTGGCCACAAGGGCAGCGCCGGCGAGCCGAGCCACGATGCCCAACTGTTCCTTCGCACCGCCGGACAGTGATTCGTAGGGCACTGTGCGGCCGGCTAGCGTGCGGTTGTGGATCCGCAGATCGCTGTCGATCTCGACTTCGAAGCTCTCACCGAACACCAGCCGCCCCAACCGTTCGACCTCACGGCGGTACGGCTCGACGTAGCGTTGCCGCGTCGCCGCGCGGTGCCTGCTCATCACCGAACGCAGAAGCTCCACCGCCCGCGCCCTGCGGTGCACCCGCAGGTAGTCGGACTCGGCGTGTTGGCGTTCGGCGTGCGCACTGTCCAATTGGCACTGCCGGCCCTCGGTGCCGTACACCTTCAGCGCGGCAGTCACTTCACGCAGCGCCTCGGTCGTCTCCTCGTGGCGGGCCTGCAGCGCCCTTTCGCGACGCGTCACCTCGGAAAGAGTTGCGTCGACCTCCTCCGGCGCGCACTGCGCCAGTTCGTCGCGAAGCTGGGCGGCGCGGGCGGCGGCGCGCTCGGCGGCCTCACGGTCGGCTTCGGCCGCCACCGACAGCGCCTCGTCGGCCACGGTGTCTCTGGCCGCGGCCAGCCGTTCGGTAACGCGGTTCAGCTCCGCCTGTGCGGCGGTGAGCTTCTCCTGCACGACACCGAGCCGAGTGGTCTTCTGCGCCAACTCCGCCGAGGCCGCCACCGCCACCTTGCGATGGGTCTCGCAGTCGACGATGGCGCGCTGATGCGCAGCGACGACGGCGGCCAGGGCCATGCGGGCCGCGGCGGCATCTGCCGGACCGGCGAGGTCGAACAGCCCTTCGGCGTCCGGTTGCCCGTCCCGGAGTTCGGTCAGCCGTGCCCGCAGTGCCGCTTCGCTGTTGTCACCGGTCAGCGCATCGACAGTCGCACGCAATGTCGCCCGCGTCTGCTTCAGCTCGCGGCGCCGGTCGTGCAGGCTCCGCGCGGCCACGACGTCGGCGGCGCCGGCGTCCTGCAGCGCGGCCGCCAGTTCCGCGTTGGCCTCGTCGAGCCGGGCCTGGGTCTGGACCGCCGGGGCGCCGGGCACCACGCGCGCCGTCAACAGCGCGGGTACGGTCAGCTCGGTCGGCGACGTGGCATTGACCGACCAGCCCTGCCCAGCGGCCAGCCGCACCAAGTCGTCTCCGACCCGCACCTCGAGGTCGGCGACGGCCTCGATCTCTATTCGGGCAGAGGCTGATTCGGCCTGCCCGGCGGCCCGCTGGACGGCCAGGGCGGCGGCCTCGACGCGCCGGATCGAGGTGTCGGTGACCGTGATCCCGGCCATTGCGGTGTCGACGGCCGCCAGCTCACGGATCGCCGCGTCGATCTTCGCCAGCCTGGCCGCCAGCCGGTCGGCCTCGTGGCTGTCCGAAAGACGTTGGGCCACAGCGCGTATCGTGTCGACGCGGGCCTGCTGTTCTTCCACTGCGGCGCGCGCCTGCTCGGCAGCCTGCTGCGCCGCCTCGTCGACATGGCGGGCGGTCGCCTCCTCATCGACCGCGATGGCGACCGCGGCTTCGAGATCGGTGATCGCCGCGCGGCGCTCGTCGATGTCCGCCCGCACCCGGCGGCGTTCGGTGACCGCGGCGAGCGAGGCGGTGCGCGTGGCCTGAGCAGCCTTGGCGATGACGTCCGCCTCGTCGACCTGCCGGCGCAGCGCCGCCACCGCCTGCGCGGCTTCCCGCGCGGCGATCAGCTCTCTGGTGAGCGCCGCTCGCTGCATGCTCGACTCCGCCAGTCGGTCGGTCAGCACCGCGTGCCGGCGCACCGCCTCGTCGACCTCACCGACCGCGGCCGCGCAGCGCGCCGCCTCGGCTTCGGCCGCCTGCAGCCGTTTGATCGCGGCGGCCCACTCCCCCGTGGGCCGCCCGGTGGCAGTGAAGTACCGGCTGTACTCCTCGTCGATGCGGTCGACGAGCAGCGGTTCAACACCCGAGGTGGCGGCCGCTTCACCGGCGGCCACGTCGAGCGCGCGGGCCAGCGCATCGGAGCCGGAGAAGTCGGCCGCGGCAGTGGAGGCGGATTGCCAGACCCGTTGCGCTCGCCACAGATCCATGTCGACGGTCTGTTCGAGAAGGATCAGCGCACGCTCGTGGGCCTCG contains:
- a CDS encoding ABC transporter permease — protein: MTDSTSTTARSGLDSSRFASRRTLVLRRFVRNKPAVGALVVLVLMFAGCYLLPPLLPHSYTDLDYYALQQPPTTEHWFGTNALGQDLLAQTLRGMQKSMLIGVAVAFISTIIAATVGSIAGYFGGWRDRTLMWLVDLLLVVPSFILIAIVTPRTTESGTILWLILLLAAFSWMISSRMVRGLTMSLRDREFVVAARYMGVPHWRIIVRHIVPNVASILIIDTALNVGLAVLAETGLSYLGFGVQRPDVSLGTLIADGTGSVTTFPWVFLFPAGVLVLIVLCANLVGDGLRDALDPGIRPARRGRKR
- a CDS encoding dipeptide ABC transporter ATP-binding protein is translated as MSLLEVTGLTVTFATDAERVAAVRGLDYHVDAAEVVALVGESGAGKSAGAMAVAGLLPEHAEVAGSVRLDGTELLGLSDAEMSRIRGRRIGTVFQDPMSALTPVYTVGDQIAEALRVHNRDLGRRAARARAVELLELVGIAQPERRARAFPHELSGGERQRVVIAIAIANDPDLLICDEPTTALDVTVQAQILEVLRTARDVTGAGVLIITHDLGVVAEFADRALVMYAGRAVEIASVSELYAERRMPYTVGLLGSVPRLDAPQGERLVPIPGAPPSLAALPPGCPFAPRCPLAIDECRAGEPELVEVAPGHRAACIRTEHVAGRSAAEVYGVSTAPPASPPSADDPVVLRVSDLVKTYALTKGTVFRRRIGEVRAVDGISFELQQGRTLGIVGESGSGKSTTLHQILELVPPQAGSIEVLGSDVAGLDRGARRALRGDLQVVFQDPVASLDPRLPVFDVLAEPLQADNFDKTRIDERVAELLGIVGLRREDASRYPAEFSGGQKQRIGIARALATQPRILALDEPVSALDVSIQAGVINLLLDLQEQFGLSYLFVSHDLSVVRHLAHRVAVMHKGAIVEQGDGEQIFIAPRHAYTRSLLAAVPQPTVPQR
- a CDS encoding ABC transporter family substrate-binding protein; amino-acid sequence: MTLRRLISAALVATLTLTACSSGNEETPPAGGSAELGATNDINPQDVGNLRQGGNLRLALSGFPPNFNTLHIDGNLGELGGLLRPTMPRAFVLSPAGEPSVNQDYFTEVELTGTDPQTVTYTINPKAVWSDGTPITWEDIASQIAAQSGRDERFLIAAPNGTERVASVTRGVDDRQAVVTFADHYADWKGMFAGNSMLYPKSVTATPEAFNTALLNGPAPSAGPFIVSSVDKAAQRIRLSRNPNWWGAAPKLDTITYTVLDDAAKIPALQNNALDAVGLVSLDELTIAQRTAGVSIRRAPAASWYHLTINGAPGSILNDPALRRAIAKGIDRQVIADVSQRGLVATPTTLDNHIYVAGQEGYQSNGIPFDREAANRELDALGWRLNGQFREKDGRQLVIRDVFYDGQSTRQIAQVAQNLLAQIGVKLDLIAAPGGALFTQYVTPGNFDIAQFGYAGDAFPLSSLTQIYAATGEGNVGKIGSPQIDAQIEKTLSELDPAKAREHANELDKMLWAVVHSLPLFQSAGNVAVRSSLANYGPAGIGDLDYTKIGFVK
- a CDS encoding AAA family ATPase is translated as MKLHRLVLTNYRGVSRREVEFPDRGVVVISGANEIGKSSMIEALDLLFAAKDRSTKKEVKQVKPTHADVGTEISAEMTTGAYRFVYRKRFHKRAETELTIVVPQREQLTGDEAHERALILLEQTVDMDLWRAQRVWQSASTAAADFSGSDALARALDVAAGEAAATSGVEPLLVDRIDEEYSRYFTATGRPTGEWAAAIKRLQAAEAEAARCAAAVGEVDEAVRRHAVLTDRLAESSMQRAALTRELIAAREAAQAVAALRRQVDEADVIAKAAQATRTASLAAVTERRRVRADIDERRAAITDLEAAVAIAVDEEATARHVDEAAQQAAEQARAAVEEQQARVDTIRAVAQRLSDSHEADRLAARLAKIDAAIRELAAVDTAMAGITVTDTSIRRVEAAALAVQRAAGQAESASARIEIEAVADLEVRVGDDLVRLAAGQGWSVNATSPTELTVPALLTARVVPGAPAVQTQARLDEANAELAAALQDAGAADVVAARSLHDRRRELKQTRATLRATVDALTGDNSEAALRARLTELRDGQPDAEGLFDLAGPADAAAARMALAAVVAAHQRAIVDCETHRKVAVAASAELAQKTTRLGVVQEKLTAAQAELNRVTERLAAARDTVADEALSVAAEADREAAERAAARAAQLRDELAQCAPEEVDATLSEVTRRERALQARHEETTEALREVTAALKVYGTEGRQCQLDSAHAERQHAESDYLRVHRRARAVELLRSVMSRHRAATRQRYVEPYRREVERLGRLVFGESFEVEIDSDLRIHNRTLAGRTVPYESLSGGAKEQLGIVARLAGAALVAKEDSVPVVIDDALGFTDPDRLTKMGTVFDVIGGDGQVIVLTCNPQRYASVPGTHHIELTSERELSPLPPNAAARDT